cccgatgagatctccaaagcacttaagcatacatcgctggaaggtagcccccgcgtttttgaggccgaatggcatcttaacgtagcagtaggggccaaagggggtgatgaaggaggtggcgagttggtcggcctctttcatcgcgatctggtggtagccggagtatgcatcgaggaagctgagtgtttcgcacccggctgtcgagtcgactatttgatctatacgcggcaaagggaacggatcatttggacacgctttgttgagaccggtataatcgacacacattctccatttcccattctttttcggtacaagaacagggttggccaaccactcggggtggtgtacttccttgatgaagccggccgccaggagcttttcgagttcttcgccaatggccctgcgcctttcttcgtcgaaacggcgcaagccctgcttcaccggtttagagccggccctgatgttcagggaatgctcgacgacttccctcgggatgcctggcatgtccgagggcttccacgcaaagACATCGCTGTTTGCgtggaggaagccgacgagcgcgctttcctatttgggggatagggctgcgctgattcgcaccacccctccgctggaacaaccgggattgagggggacttctttgataccttcggtgggctcgaagAGGGttcctgactgcttggcgtcggacCGGTCCTCAATGGTTTCCTCAAGCTGGGCCACCATGTCGCCCGAGACGGTGGtagccgcggcgtactcgcagcactcgacgtcgcactcgtatgccttctggaaggtcgtgccgacggtgatgactccgttgggtcccggcagcttgagcttgaggtaggtgtagttggggattgccatgaacttcgcgtagcatgggcggcccaagatggcgtggtaggttccgcgaaagcccaccacctcgaaggtgaggacctcctttctgtaattggaaggggtcccaaacgtgacgggcaggtcgatctgcccgaggggcgtcgcctgcttccctggcacaacACCATGGAAGGgggccttgctaggacggagacgggagcggttgatccccatggcgtcgagggtctcagcgtagaggaggttgaggccgcttcccccatccatgagtaccttggtgagatGTGTTGTGCCAATGATGGGGTCGATGACGAGAGGATAGCGCCCTgggtgccggacgcgtccagggtggtcggatctatcgaaggtgatggccggcgcggaccaatcgaggaaagtCGGGGTCGCAGGCTCGGCGGCGTAAACCTCCCGACGCTCTAGCTTGTGCTGGCGCCTGGTGTCGTACGCGGCGgggcccccgaagatcatgaagcagccgtccactttaggaaagccgtcatccttctcctcctcgcccttcttttcctcgtcgggcttccgtttccgatcacccttcaccgggttgcccacgaataacctcttcatgaggttgcagtctttgtaggcgtgcttgacggggaactcgtggttcgggcacggtccctcgagcagcttgtcgaagaagccgggtgcGCCCTCGGGGGGTggctgccctcgcttgcgttcgactgcggccacgaggggggcctcgcgccgctgcttgctcttcttcttctgttgctggcggttggaggtgccttcgccggcgtcctcctcccgcttcgccttgcctttggaacgatcaaagatcgctccgacagcctcttcgccagaggcatagctagtggcgatgttgaggagctcctccgtggttcgtggacctcggcgccctagttcgtggacgaggggccggcaagaggtccctgctaggaaaactcctatgacgtcggcgtcggcgacgttggagagctcggtgcgctttctggagaagcgccggatgtaatcccgaaGGGACTcttccgccccctggcggcagctccggagatcccaggagttgccggggcgagtgtatgtcccttggaagtttcctacgaaaacctccttcaggtcgttccagttacgaatgcgtcctgaagggatgtgctctagccaggctctcgtggagtctgccagaaacaggggtaagttgcggatgatgaacaggtcatcgtccgccccgccggcctgacatgcgagccggtaatcgctgagccatactccagggttggtctcccccgagtatttggccataCTCGTAGGTTGccggaagcgcggcgggaagggcgcattcaggatgcgcgcagagaaggcccgaGGTCCAGCTGCTCCAGGGCTCGGACTGCGGTCCTCCCCGCTGTTGTAGCatccgccacggtggacgtggtagcctcggtccgccccgtccgccctgtccgcgcgggagcgtctccgcgcgttcagtgtatcgcgggcgtcgcgaacgGGACCGACGCGTTGGTGGATGGATCGGGCCTCGCCTATCGCGAGTGGCGGTGCTCGCTAGGCGGTCGCAGCTGGATTCGCCTCCGgaaggggttgatggacagattccccccgccgctccggggGGGCGCCCTGCGTTGCCCTACTGGCGTTCTGGCCGCGTCATCGAGACgccgaactttccgcctgctggacggcggcgcactcgagtaggttacgcatctcttggcgcgcccgtcgctcctcaagcgttgccggctcggggagctgtcggagcagcaccgccgcagcggcgatgttctggctggcgcgggcaaagagcggtggacgttctccatccgcacagatgcgttcctggacgtcgcgcgctc
This sequence is a window from Setaria italica strain Yugu1 chromosome III, Setaria_italica_v2.0, whole genome shotgun sequence. Protein-coding genes within it:
- the LOC111256746 gene encoding uncharacterized protein LOC111256746, whose translation is MDGGSGLNLLYAETLDAMGINRSRLRPSKAPFHGVVPGKQATPLGQIDLPVTFGTPSNYRKEVLTFEVVGFRGTYHAILGRPCYAKFMAIPNYTYLKLKLPGPNGVITVGTTFQKAYECDVECCEYAAATTVSGDMVAQLEETIEDRSDAKQSGTLFEPTEARYS